The following is a genomic window from Episyrphus balteatus chromosome 1, idEpiBalt1.1, whole genome shotgun sequence.
AgcttcattctttttttttacggagttgtCTTTCCTACGAtgcttattcttttttttcaattttttataatttcattctttgttgtgttcgggttaatttattttcacaaattacatcaaaagaaacaaaataaaaaagaataagaataaaaaagataaactgttcatcatgggcgacacgcgacggtgagctgccatctgtcaaaaaaattttacaccattgtatttttattttgcaatagggttagggtatagcaaaagtgcaagaccattgtaaaatttcaatttatatattttgttgttgtagtgttgcaagattttacacttttgcacttttgcaatgatacaagaccagttgcatcggatcgtgaatacccctaataaacATTCATCATTATTCCCACCTTCCTTTTCAAATTGCAACTGCCAACAAAATACGCCATCTATTGCCAAGtcctataaacaaaaataataaccacTTGTCAaactggtctaaatttttatacatttcccATGTGTCGCTGTCGATCTGTCGACCAATTATACCGCCCGTATGTGCGTATGGTCGTGTATGGTGtgtcaaaaatctatttttcaaaacataaccttaaaaaataaaaaaaatacattgaactagataaaaaatagattatttttttattcaattcgaacttcttaaaaaaagcactattttaattataaagAAATGTAAATAAACTGTAGTTTTagtttgacaaacaaaaaatggacTCAAAATACGCCCTAATGGGCAAATCTCCATTCAAATTAAATGGAGGTAATGCCAGCTCCGCCAATTCACACAACACGTTTGctgtgaaaagaaaaattcctCAAATTAATGGAGGAGGCAATAATAATGCAAGTAATAATGTTGGCCTCGAAAATCGAGGCgagactaaaattaaaaaacaaaaaaccaataaTGATAAGCAATCTACCACAACAACAACGAATGGTGGTAATGCTTCTCCGAGTGTTGGTGGCAAGACCCATCAACACCATCAAATCAATCAACAGAAAATCTCAATTGAGAAACAACAAAGAAGCCTACCCGTTTATGGGTGTCGCTTAAAGATTATCCAAGAAGTATGGAACTCAGACACAATTGTGTTAATGGGTGAAACGGGATCTGGTAAAACTACACAGATTCCACAATTACTACTTCGCGCAGGCTTTGGCAACAAGGCCATGATAGCTATTACACAGCCACGTCGAGTGGCAGCGATAACTGTGGCTAAGCGAGTTGCCCAGGAATTGAATACGAAATTAGGTGAAACGGTTGGTTTCACTGTGCGTTTCGAAGACTGCACATCAAGTTCCACAAAAATCAAATTCGTCACTGATGGTTCTTTATTGCGAGAAGCATTGTCTGATAGGCTTTTGAAAAACTATTCCGTCATAATGTTGGACGAAGCTCACGAACGGACAATCAATACAGATGTCCTCTTTGGCATTGTCAAGGAGGCACAAAAGCAAAGAAAACTTCGGTGTATGTTGCCTTTGAAGGTGCTCGTTACATCGGCAACTATGGATATTGACCATTTTGCCAAGTACTTTGGTGTCAAGGGCATGTATCTGGAAGGTAAAACTTTTCCAGTTAAAGTTATGCATACTAAGGAGACACAAAGTGATTACTTGCATGCAATATTGGTGACACTTTTCGAGATTCATAGAAGTGCGCCACCAAAGTGAGTTGGTAGTGTCTTAATGTGAATtagttgaattaaaaatttaattaatttctttataTATATGATAGTCATGATGTGCTGGTGTTTCTAACTGGTCAGGAGGAAATTGAAGCGATGGCACAACAAATACGAATGATCGCTAAGGTAAGTTGGGATGTTTTCTAAATTGtttaaactgtaatatatattaAGCTGTGATACATTAAACTGATTCCTTAATTTGTGATAAATCTGACAAAATTTCTCAAAATGTTAACCATTTTAAGAACTAATTTCTCACTAGCCAGATAACCTCAGTTAAGActtattcatacaaaaaaacgtttttatattgacattattCTTCTGATTCATAGGCTAACTGTCGATTGAAAAAACTCAATATTGATATTGACAACATTGAAAAGCTTATGCCTAACCTTGACGATAAttgtatcacaacaaaaacattgctgttaaaaaaagagccaagttctcctatgttgaaattatgctggcacaaaaagtactgagatgtaaaagtgtaccaagttctaaggtttgggttcaaattcgtatcaataaaattttgattgttctcttgacaatttttcttttaatttccgatttttaaagttatttcaaaaattgccaagttaacaatcaaaattttattgatacgaatttgaacccaaaccttagaacttggtacacttttacatctcagtactttttgtgccagcataatttcaacatagcagaacttggctctttttttaacagcaatgtttttgttgtgatttcactactttttgcaaggtaaggctgtagaattgaaaatctctatatttgatgaaaattcagtgaaaatgggcggttgccacgccccctggctgaaattctcaaattttaaattttttcctttgtataaactaccaactctaccattctaccaaatttcaagattctaagataatcagaagtgctctataatatttgatgaaaattttgcGGAAataggcggttgccacgccccctgaattgaaaatctcaaattttcgattttttcctttgtatacaccacaagtcctatcaccgtgtaaaatttcaagtttctacgataacgggaagttctccataattttgatgatctgtcagtgagtgaatcagtcagtcagtcagtcagtcagttacggtttttgagattttcgaagccctatatctcagaaactattCATCGTAgcaggctgaaattttgtgaggagttttattttgaccagcttaacaaatgaagcgagtttgaaatttctagcttctttggtgtggaagtaagaggggggtcgaaaatggcctgagttgtttcctgtaaataagggtgtagtgccaaagttgctagagaacttagctgggcactaccgtgccccttgatacctGGAACTGATGGTATACCATCTACTAAATTATAGGCCTATTACCAGATTATCTGTGATTCCTAACCTCTTCGAGGCTATTATTTATAAATCGTTATGGTTTAACGTTAAATCTTTTATTGTTCCTAATCAGCACGGTTTTTACAAAAGGTCGCTCAATAGTAACTTTTGTATaggaatttattgaaaactattcattcctttaaaataaaaacaagtagaTTGTGTGTTCACTAGAGTGTGTCACGGTGCTCAACTatggaatttttaaatgcaaaagctTTTAATCATGCTTTTACAATTTTCGTCTGattcgctcaaaatataggaagaaatccaagaaatttcgaaatttttgaaatattcatgTTGTTTTAAATTGCGCCAtgtggatgaaaaaaaaatacattaaatattttcagGCTTTCAAGTGTAAGATAATTCCaaggaaaattaaattaaaaattttaagatcatatttgtttaaattgaacACTTAATAAAGAAGCtatgaaataataaaagaaggataaaaatcattttttttttacacaaaattgttttttttttaacaaaaaaaaaacaatcttaaaaatcaatataatattaatattattacaATATAATGATatatctttttgtaaagccaaaaacgcatgtaatggttgtttttgaagttatttcATGGACTACTCTTGGACTTACTTTtggaagaaataaattttgaactcaaaacgttctaaaaaaaaagaaaaaagaactgACTTACTTAACTAGAGAATTAATAAGTATAcataatattatatatattatatcgaaggttaaacttcataacctcgtaagtcgtttttgcaagtttttcagaaatcaaaaaaacaatatgttgtgtttcttgtttttgtatgggatctatcaatacgagcttttgaatttcgtcattcctgaaaaatgtttaaaaaacattgttgaactgaatataccaaaagatagcgcggaattttctgaattgtttgcattaataatatttttttcgaccTACGAGgctatgaagtttaaccgtcgatataaACTATTTTTGATATGCAAAAAACGTGATAGATAGATTTTTTCTTGTaggtaaaagcatttactatttttgaTACATATGGGCCATTATTTGATAGCGTTGAAACCTTAATACTTTTaggttttttcataaaattatcttttacttgagaccttaaaaatatttttatatattttattgtatCCAAACGAagcaattgaaaacaaaaagtagagagttaatttttttaattgatagacAAATTTGATACAAGAATTATAAACaaggtaatacaaaaatttcaaaaccaagttatgaacgattttttaaaacaaaaaatcaaaaagaacttCGACAAAGTGACAATTATGGGtacaggaaatttttttctacaatatGGCTACTGCCAAtggaaagttaataaaaaaaaataagcagtctatttcagattttttttctatgggggTAGATCTCGAAACATGATTTCCTAAAGAACACCTATTTTTTAGCCGTTTTTAgagtcttttttatttttaagaatttttaaaagtatttataaaattttaaaattccacgACTTATAGGTACTGCGAATGTGCATTGCATGTGCAAAAAGatggatttttaaaatgaaattttgcccAAAATTGTTTGACCGTTTTTAAGAGTTATTCTTTTCATTAATATCTTTctcattttgaaagaaattcacAGTAGATAGATAAGAAGCAagactatttttcaaaaaatttcaatcaacaTCACATTCAGAGATAACAGTAaaaaaatatctcttttttacgtttaatatattttttacccAGAGCACATGTGaatcaattaataaattaatttaaatatacaagTTTGTTTAACgatatttgattttgtttacaTATTCCTATACCTCGGACACTAATGCAAGTTTTGAGCGCTATAACgtttaaaaattagtactttttttggatcatacaaaagtgacacaccctagtgCTCACGCATTTTTGTAAAGCCTTTGACAAGCTGTCACATACGATTTAGCCATTACTTTGTAAGATAGATAAAAtctaatttatgtttttagatcTTGCTCAATGCTGTTTAATGGTtgcaaatcaaataaattcaagATCAATTCGGGAATTCCACAGAGCAGTCATTTAGGtcctattctttttattttatttattaagaacTTGCCACCTGTGTTCAAACACTCAACGTGTCTAATTTACGTCGATGATGTAACTAGCTTCAAAACTATTTCATATACTCGTTATTGTCAAGAATTTCAATGTGATCTTAATTCGTTTTTTGACTGTTTGTTAACTTAACGTCTTTAAATGTTAAACTATGTGTTTAACAAGAGAGCTTTTGTTCGATCCATCCTAGAATATGCTTGCCAGGTTTGGTCACCTCATTATGATTACCATAAAAATAGACTGGAACAGATGCAAAAAAGATCTCTTAGATTTAATCTCCCACCTTATATTAACAGACTAGACTTCTTGATTTACCCAGTCTTGAGAACAGACATTCCTATTTATGTATTGTCTTCattgttaaattaattaacagtacCATAAAATCTTTGCACCTTCTGGCTCGTATTAACTTAAATATTCCACAAAGAAACTTGAGAAAGATACCAGAAAGTATACTAATCTCAAACTATGGTACTAATTATGAACAATTTTcacctttaaataaaaagtttaaactttttaattcacACAATAACAATTATCACAGTTAGTTTgataaagaaataataaattcttgtaaatttaaattaacttttctttCCCCAgtcatttaaaatcaaaatatccTACCTTTGTTAAATAACTCTTGTAAAAGTCCGTTCACTTAAAgagatttgtttttctttcagaATAACACCTTGAATGCCCCAAATATACGTGTATTCCCCCTCTACTCACAACTACCTCAAAACAAACAGCTCGAATGCTTTATACCATCGCCACCAAATGCTAGAAAAGTGATTCTAGCTACAAACATTGCCGAGACGTCAATTACAATTCCTGGCATTCGTTTTGTCATTGATTGTGGTTTCGTCAAACGTCGCATATACAATCCCGAAACTAATTTGGATATTCTAAAAGTGGTGCGAATATCACAAGCGCAATGTTGGCAACGATGTGGGCGAGCTGGTCGTGATGCAGAAGGTACATGCTATCGGACGTATACAAAAGAAGAACTAGAAGCATTTGAAAAAATGCCAAAGCCAGAAATCTTGCGTAGTAATATTTCAGCTACAGTAAGTTCCtatttataatttgtttgactttttattcatatctgtttttatttaaaaaggtcCTTCAATTGCTTGCTCTTGGAATCGACTGTAAGACATTTGATTTTCTAGACAAACCAGCACCAGATGCCATTGATAAGGCATACAAGCAACTTTTACTCTTGGGAGCAATCAAAATCAATGATGCCAAAAGTGAATTGACGACTTTGGGCAAACAAATGTCACAATTTCCTCTCGATCCCAAATTCAGTAAGCTACTTTTAACTGCACCAGCATTTGGTTGCTTAGAAGAAATGCTTAGTTTAGTGGCTATTTTGTCTGGTGAAAATATCTTTGTATCGAGTATAGAGAAACGGGAACAAGCTGCTTTGGCCCATGCGAAGTTTGAGTCTAAGTTAGGGGATCACTTGATGCTGCTCAATGTATATAAAGCTTTTGAGAAGACAGACAAAATTAAGGTAAGATgaatttttcgttatttttctacgaaattggtttcaatatttatgaaaaaaaaaaagttgtgttcTTTAAAAGAatatagattttgaaaaaaaatcaacaaatctctgttgaaaaattgttgttttctaaacaaaaagaAGGTTGAGAAACGTAAGGTACTTtagctgtcaatttttttttccaatttagaagtcaattttattggaaagttgATTGAAAAGTTATTCAAGAAAAATCTGATTCCTAGATGAATAACGCACGTTCAAGAAATATTATGCTTATGAACTagatttttcttaataaaaatgcccaaattttaaggttctttttcataatttttttcattttagtcaTTAACGTTTCCGCACATGTCCAATACTCATACTCAACTGGGTTGTAAAAGTCGATACGATTGTACTTTTAGTAGATACACTTTAACAGAATTCCGTAAAATTTTGCCCTAACTTTTAAatatagggttttttttttatttcttttaaaaatttggaaaattctCCAAATTCATACGaatgtatataaataaatatcaaatttattcttAGCCGCGATACGCCCTCGTTCCATATAAATTAAATGGTATTTTTTCTTCGCTTTTCCTCGTTGTCATTACGTGCACTAAATTATGACGCATACAAATGTacagttgaaaagaaaaatgtgaatttttacCTACATTTTGAAGAGAATTTTGTATGTGAACTTAAATTTAGGTCGATCTGCATACTAGACTTTACTTAGCAAACGCCTTTTCTCTTCTGTTAGATAAAACTTTTGAGATGCAATAAAACaccagtgttttttttataatttttgaacaacAACATCGTGAAGGttctaccaccaagtgtttatggCTAAAATTGCactactgtttcacggatgccaatccgatcatcagactcctttattccatttgtgtgtggtgcttagtctagtagcattgaataattttatatagaagtgacaccggaaaaaaaattcgctttGTTTTAGGggtggcgccacaatcgttACAATGCTAGtagtttttcatttaatttgaaaaactttttccgtcacacttgagtattgagactagaccaagcgagttcagaggCCAGTACACTACGAACTGAGCCACCTCACCACATGATTTAGCTTCACCCAATTGTAGGGTTTTCAGTTCATCACTACTTTAAATATATTGACTTTAGTCATTTCTTGCAGTTTTAAATGACAACTCCTTTTCATTATACCGCGAACAAGAACAAAATCAATTGAGTTTTTTGCAGATTAAATTACGACGCTGTTATGATCTCCATGTCGATCATCAAACTCTCTCATGTATCTACTTAAAACTAGTGTTCcgcgggttgacctcagaaatcggcagTATTTCTTAGgccaactttttttcatttgcttataccaggaatttttttcttaattcgtATTTAAACGTTGTATGATCTTGGCCTTTCAACGgagttctcaggatctctccctTGAACATAACAATACCAATCGAGTCGGTCATTTCGATTTCTAAAGCGAATATActttaaacatcaaaaataaataaagcctAGGAAGCAGATCGagaaaaatgctaaattttagctcccaaaCAAAATTCTCTCTATAAAATAGGTTTAGTTAAAAGGAAGCCAACATTTAATACAATATTATTGAGATACCGAATAGTTATAAAACTTTCATATCTTTTAAGAGACCAAATTTGTATTCCAAATATCCAAACAGAACTAATGAAGATTGAATAAATTAGACTAATTCAAAAacttataattaaaaaacatcgttagtttattttctaaaagtaagttattttcatttataaaaaccaTTTCAATAAAACAGCAAATCTCAAACTAAATATAACCCCGAAATAGTCGCAGTttcataaaatacaaattttaaacttgTTTGATTGATTATATTTTTACTTCTTTCAATTTTAGCTCTGGTGCCATGATAATTTCCTCAATACTAGAAATCTCCTCTATGCACGAGATGTTCGAAATCAACTGCTCGAGATCTCACAACGTCTATCACTTGAAGTAACTAGTTGTGGCAATGACATGGACCAAGTTCGAAAATGCATTTTAGCTGGATTATTTGATAATATAGCTGAATTACAACGTGACAATTTCTATCTGACAGTGTCTGGACGCCAACGTGCCAAAATTCATCCCTCGAGTATTTTACATGGAAAATATCGTCCCGCCTATATAATATTCACGGAAATAGTCTTAACCGAACGTAATTTCCTTCGACAAGTAATGGAAATCGAAGCCGAATGGATCGAAGAAGTTGTTCCTAATTATCCGCATTTAAGCAGAATAAGAAATCCTTTAAAGTAACTAAAagtaatttatgaatttttattttattcctttatattatgattttctttttttttctctttaaatgACCCTTCGTATacctataattaaaaaaaaaaaggtattttatacaaaatgtaatttgtatatttgaatattgttttaaggcatttttgtgtaaattaaacaaaaaattttactgttttgttttatataaatattttgtggttttaagaattaaaaaacaaaaaaaaaaaaaataaataattatgtttAACAATAGTCAAACGTGAAAGATTCGATGATAGATCATGTCGATCACTACACCTAGCGTACCTTTTTAGattcaaaataaatcttatcttataactttaaacgagctaaaattgtttatatatatatatatttatataaaattgggatctcggaaacggctctaacgatttcgatgaaattttcagggtttgttcatctaagcgagtaaaaaattttggaagtatttttggaaaaatccgcccactgccacgcccacttttttaacatataagttttttcgggaacggctctaacgatttcgatgaaattttcagggtttgtttatctaagcgagtcaaaagttttggaagtttttttttggaaaaatccgcccactgccacgcccacttttttaacatataagttttttcggaaacggctctaacgattttgatgaaattttcagggtttgtatATCTAAGTGAGTCAAAAGTTTggaaagtatttttggaaaaatccgcccactgccacgcccacttttttaacatggaatttttttggtaacaactaaggattttgatgaaattttgagggtttggTCCCCTAGCcgaataaaatgttttggaaGTACTTTTAGAAATATCCGCCCGCAGCGTTTTTTGGGTAATTcctttaaagatttcgatgaaattttgagggttttttcctctaggcaaatacaacattttggaagtattttctcttacattagttttttttttcgcggagacagattcaacaatttcaataaaattttgagggatgattccattttttatgcattgttctttttctttttgttacaataacttaacaaaattttttagatcatgacttttttgatcatgtattgaaacttttaagtaatttgttaatttggtaTCACATATTATCTTTGTTTtacgtttttcttttgttttaatgcgACTGCTGTTaacgtataaaaataaaataactcacaACAAGTAACACCATTGACCTAATGTCAATCTTATAATACATATAtacctaagtaaaaaaaataaagaagtaaaGCATCCtctgatacaaaataaaacagagacagggataaaaaatagtatttcttcatactaagctttgccgacaaggctaaacttgaaaaaaatattaactttatgTACACCATCCACTGacccgtaaattaaaatttgaacaaaaagggatctcattgctgtaggcattttcgataatgcagattcctgtaacccttctatcCATTGCTGATCGTcgtaaataaactggattataaagtgggaatgtggtgttttgtaacccgcgaaaaaactgATCATTGCTaactcaaacccactccaaaaatttgctgtttacatttgacttttttttactgaaagttataacatttaaagataccgagcaaagctcggtcacccaggtactattgataataacaataataaaacaattattattaaaatatgtatttgttttctttttcattaaaataggtTAACACACGAGTCTTAGTTATGGGTCAAGATTCATTGACAGTAAGTATACCTCATTCGAGAGGACATACAAATTGCCTTACCTTGGTTACAATATTAGACATAGGTTAAAAGTTTTCCAACAATCTGCACTGTCTTTTatgttatttaaatttgaaaacgtcagtatacagggtgtcccaaaagtaatggatcaaacgaaatatgctgataggggatcttaagggctctaagattttagtaacttgttcatcccaaatccttacggttttcaatttaatgcaattcttgtgaaatttcaaaaaatccctactttgcaacagtattttgcttcctgctaacattattgatttttgtttttacaattcttttactaaaacattgccaaataattagaaacaattaattgatctaaatactttttatttcataagccatttcgctgcaaattaaaaagtataaaagttttcaaagtagcagttagatcgcaaaatattacaatttgagttcaacaaaacagggttttcagaacaaaaataaaaacaaaaatagaggcttttgttcaaagaaatataaacatacagtgcggttcacatggttagacgcaccaattttcatttacataaatttcatttttttgaaggtGTGTacaagaataaccaaaaaaattgtattcattagaatggttatttagttcttaatagaaaaacaaaaagaaatagtgggtgagtggaagttaacggtactttttacTACTTCTTGTCTCTGATGTAAGAAAAAAGGGCACTTTTTTtggttcacatgattagacgcacaccttaaattagttagtttggcgagatctaATGCGCTGATTTGATTAATTTTGGAAGATTAAGCATCAAGGAGTAATAATttagtgattttcattcaaaatctgtaaaaaaaagttctgagcgCGAAAGAAAAAGGGAAAAATGACGCGTTGGATTCCAAAGGTGTTTCCATAAGCACCATTGCCAAAAATATAGGATGAAGTGAGCATTTCGAGAggaattatttttaagacaGTGCCTCCTAGGGTAAAAACATCAAGggaggaacaatagaagctttaacacctctggaaaaaagaaaatttataagaaaagctTCGAATTCAGTCACTGGGATAACGGAAAGAACATCAACTTTTTgggaaattattttgagtgacaAACATCCTTAATTAAAATAGAACTTAAAAATAGTCTCTAAAAAACGTTGTTTGATAAGAACAGCGGTTTGAAACGAAAACCAAATCGAATGTAGTATTAAATGGCTTCCAAAACCATTACACCTCCTTGTATTGATAGGAGGAGTGTCAAAAACTTTTCTTCCTTGTGAAAATCTTGAAAGTAGTGGTAATAACCATGagaacaattcaaattaaactttttttaattagaaaaaaacttttttttacagattttgaatgaaaatcactaaATTATTACTCCTTGATGCTTAATCTTCCAAAATTAATCAAATCAGCGCATtagatctcgccaaactaactaatttaaggtgtgcgtctaatcatgtgaaccaAAAAAAGTGCCCTTTTTTCTTACATCAGAGACAAGAAGTAgtaaaaagtaccgttaacttccactcacccactatttctttttgtttttctattaagaactaaataaccattctaatgaatacaatttttttggttattcttgtACACaccttcaaaaaaatgaaatttatgtaaatgaaaagtggtgcgtctaaccatgtgaaccgcactgtataacagttcgagaaaatgtgtttgtttttggttgttttttgttctgaaaaacaatgttttgttgaactcaaattgtaatattttgcgatctaactgctaCTTTGGAAGGggtactttttaaaataataaaccattctcacaccgcacacatttttttgtggtgttgctctcaaataaaagtaagaaattgatttttataaaacttgaaactgtaaGTTGAGAgttgagagcccttaagatcccctatcagcatatttcgtttgatccattacttttgggacaacCTGTATAGAGACAACACCTCCTTACGCcctcatcaataaaaatgttgcCCATATCGAAGTATCCATTCGAAAGAGATCTAAAACAGAAATGACATCCgactattttttgttaaaaatcgaattaaaatcgatCTCAATGCATTTCAATGTGCCGAGCATGTTTTACTGAAttttactgaacaaaaaatcgatttcaaatcgattttttttaaggaattcgacattaaagaaaattcaaaatttctccGAGCGTTTCCAAGCCTTTAATaagcaatattttgaaaaatgtatttttttagtagatcaatttgtttttgatttacgTGATTTCGGTATCAGTTTGGTTCAAATCTAActtttaatatatgtatgtatttttttattttttgtacaatatCACTGTTTTCGCTAATATGGTATACCTACCATGCTCTAATGTGGTATAGTAAACTCCATTAGCATATACCAACAatgtaattaa
Proteins encoded in this region:
- the LOC129917310 gene encoding ATP-dependent RNA helicase DHX33; the protein is MDSKYALMGKSPFKLNGGNASSANSHNTFAVKRKIPQINGGGNNNASNNVGLENRGETKIKKQKTNNDKQSTTTTTNGGNASPSVGGKTHQHHQINQQKISIEKQQRSLPVYGCRLKIIQEVWNSDTIVLMGETGSGKTTQIPQLLLRAGFGNKAMIAITQPRRVAAITVAKRVAQELNTKLGETVGFTVRFEDCTSSSTKIKFVTDGSLLREALSDRLLKNYSVIMLDEAHERTINTDVLFGIVKEAQKQRKLRCMLPLKVLVTSATMDIDHFAKYFGVKGMYLEGKTFPVKVMHTKETQSDYLHAILVTLFEIHRSAPPNHDVLVFLTGQEEIEAMAQQIRMIAKNNTLNAPNIRVFPLYSQLPQNKQLECFIPSPPNARKVILATNIAETSITIPGIRFVIDCGFVKRRIYNPETNLDILKVVRISQAQCWQRCGRAGRDAEGTCYRTYTKEELEAFEKMPKPEILRSNISATVLQLLALGIDCKTFDFLDKPAPDAIDKAYKQLLLLGAIKINDAKSELTTLGKQMSQFPLDPKFSKLLLTAPAFGCLEEMLSLVAILSGENIFVSSIEKREQAALAHAKFESKLGDHLMLLNVYKAFEKTDKIKLWCHDNFLNTRNLLYARDVRNQLLEISQRLSLEVTSCGNDMDQVRKCILAGLFDNIAELQRDNFYLTVSGRQRAKIHPSSILHGKYRPAYIIFTEIVLTERNFLRQVMEIEAEWIEEVVPNYPHLSRIRNPLK